The following coding sequences are from one Coffea arabica cultivar ET-39 chromosome 11e, Coffea Arabica ET-39 HiFi, whole genome shotgun sequence window:
- the LOC140021627 gene encoding uncharacterized protein, with the protein MVGDSERYSRDRPAGGRLRNPSSWKLARNEPERSPARSIRSRPRDPPQWQPVRDELEQILRPQPYEDNYAASPFTREVENYPLPRRFKIPNIELYDVSTDPEDHLSVFLTYMRLKTAADALRCKAFPMFLKGKARLWFQGLAPGSIRNFTELARQFAAQFVSSKTYSKNAAHLMAVKQKPDESLKNFMTRFNTESLQIRDKDEKVVMAAFMNGLRVEELYYKLVEQPPKNLGKLLTRAHAAANAEEAGRLKRESDRELGDRKGRANLPETKDGQARKNVFDRLSKDRAPAPPPLPEKGYTPLTRPRAQILAVMETEGLGDRPPKMGTPRNKRNQDRYCAFHRDVGHDTEGCWALKREIEDLVQRGFLGRFVRQDRPGQEPGRTYRGERGEGQHRDRPDRRGAPRGYSPDQDAQNLAGVINTIAGGPKGGDSHAARKSKRSPPEGDDSLKRLRMDEEITFALRDAVSLASGNHEAIIIDVVTNNYRVKKVYVDQGSAVDIMFYRVFKELGLEDGQLTPVRTPLVGFTGPPVHPEGMINLMVTVGQAPKCRTIPVNFVVVKQPSPYNIFLGRPALNALRAILSTLHLSVKFPTPEGIAEVHGDPEVARTCYLALLRGHEKVVAQTISLEPYIPGEEERQLDTPDVIEEFPLEEGRPDQTIRIGASLPPREKDDLKALLREYAQVFAWTVEDMPGIPTDLAVHHLNIDPRFKPVKQKKRNFAPERNEVIRNEVGKLLESKIIMEVYYPTWLANPVLVKKEDQSWRMCVDFTDLNKACPKDCFPLPRIDRLVDATVGFDVLCFLDAFKGYHQIEMAEEDREKTSFITEEGTYCYRTMPFGLKNAGATYQRLVNKLFQDQIGRNMEVYVDDMIVKSRTDQQLVPTLREILSILQRSRMRLNPKKCTFGVRSGRFLGFLVSREGIRANPEKLQAIMDMAPPRNVKEVQRLTGRMAALNRFLSRSTVRGLPFFRILKAPKDFQWTEECEKAFADLKAYLAELPTLTAPEQGETLFLYLSACNEAVSAVLVREYRGAQRPIYYVSRALQGPETRYTPAEKLVLALVHAARKLRPYFQAHSIIVMTDQPLRQILTKPEVSGRMTKWAVEIAEHDIGYRPRTAIKAQALADFLAEGASLTLAELSPLREGVQPKEP; encoded by the coding sequence ATGGTCGGGGACAGTGAGAGGTATTCTCGCGACCGGCCCGCCGGAGGTCGGTTGAGGAACCCCTCCTCATGGAAGCTTGCGCGGAACGAGCCGGAGCGCTCCCCCGCCAGGTCAATCAGGAGCCGGCCGCGGGACCCTCCTCAATGGCAGCCCGTCCGGGACGAGCTCGAGCAGATCCTGCGACCACAACCGTACGAGGACAACTATGCAGCCTCACCCTTCACTCGAGAGGTTGAGAACTACCCGTTACCTCGGAGGTTTAAAATCCCGAACATCGAGTTGTACGATGTCTCAACTGACCCGGAAGACCACCTCTCGGTCTTCCTGACGTACATGCGTCTAAAAACCGCCGCAGATGCCCTCCGTTGCAAGGCCTTCCCCATGTTTCTGAAGGGTAAGGCCCGACTCTGGTTCCAGGGCCTAGCGCCGGGGTCTATCCGGAATTTCACCGAACTGGCCAGACAGTTCGCCGCCCAGTTCGTCTCCTCGAAGACTTACTCGAAAAACGCGGCTCACCTGATGGCCGTCAAGCAGAAGCCGGACGAGTCCCTAAAGAATTTCATGACGCGCTTCAACACAGAAAGCCTGCAGATCAGGGATAAGGATGAAAAGGTGGTCATGGCCGCCTTCATGAACGGGCTAAGGGTAGAGGAGCTCTACTACAAACTTGTCGAACAACCCCCGAAGAATCTGGGAAAGCTCCTGACCCGGGCTCACGCTGCTGCTAACGCAGAGGAGGCCGGCCGCCTGAAACGAGAATCAGATCGGGAGCTCGGGGACCGGAAAGGACGGGCAAACCTCCCTGAAACCAAGGACGGCCAAGCCAGGAAGAACGTCTTCGATCGCCTCTCCAAGGATAGGGCCCCCGCTCCACCGCCGCTCCCTGAAAAAGGGTACACGCCCCTAACCCGGCCAAGGGCCCAAATCCTGGCTGTCATGGAGACAGAGGGCCTGGGAGACCGGCCGCCTAAAATGGGCACACCTCGGAATAAGAGGAATCAGGACCGGTACTGTGCCTTCCACAGGGACGTCGGACACGATACTGAGGGGTGTTGGGCCCTAAAGAGGGAGATCGAGGACCTCGTTCAGCGCGGTTTCCTGGGTCGATTTGTGCGGCAAGATCGCCCCGGCCAGGAGCCCGGACGCACCTACCGTGGAGAGAGAGGCGAGGGTCAGCATCGTGACCGACCTGATCGGCGTGGCGCACCCCGGGGTTATTCACCCGACCAGGACGCCCAGAACTTGGCAGGGGTGATAAACACCATTGCCGGCGGTCCCAAGGGGGGGGACAGCCATGCAGCTCGGAAAAGCAAGCGATCTCCCCCTGAGGGGGACGACTCCCTAAAACGACTGCGCATGGACGAGGAGATCACCTTCGCGCTGAGGGACGCGGTTTCCCTAGCATCTGGGAACCATGAGGCCATCATCATCGATGTTGTGACCAACAACTATCGAGTGAAGAAGGTGTACGTCGACCAAGGGAGTGCGGTCGACATTATGTTCTATCGGGTGTTCAAGGAGCTCGGCCTGGAAGATGGACAGCTAACTCCTGTGCGGACACCTCTGGTAGGCTTTACCGGACCGCCTGTCCACCCGGAGGGAATGATCAACCTGATGGTCACGGTGGGGCAAGCCCCCAAGTGCCGGACCATCCCCGTCAACTTCGTGGTGGTCAAGCAGCCATCCCCGTACAACATATTCCTTGGCCGGCCCGCTTTGAATGCTCTCCGAGCGATCCTCTCAACGCTCCACCTTAGCGTCAAATTCCCCACCCCGGAAGGAATTGCCGAGGTGCATGGAGATCCGGAAGTGGCCCGAACTTGTTACCTCGCCCTGCTCAGGGGGCATGAGAAGGTGGTCGCTCAGACGATTAGCTTGGAGCCCTACATCCCGGGGGAGGAGGAGCGGCAGCTGGATACTCCGGATGTGATCGAGGAATTTCCGTTGGAGGAGGGGAGGCCTGACCAGACAATCCGTATCGGTGCATCACTGCCGCCCAGAGAGAAGGACGACCTGAAGGCCCTTTTAAGGGAGTACGCCCAGGTTTTCGCGTGGACGGTAGAGGACATGCCCGGAATTCCGACCGACCTGGCGGTCCACCACCTTAACATAGATCCTCGCTTCAAACCGGTGAAGCAGAAGAAGAGGAACTTCGCTCCCGAGAGGAATGAGGTGATCAGGAACGAGGTCGGAAAGTTGCTGGAATCCAAGATCATCATGGAAGTCTACTACCCGACCTGGTTGGCCAACCCTGTTCTGGTAAAGAAGGAGGACCAGTCCTGGAGGATGTGCGTCGACTTTACGGATCTCAATAAAGCTTGCCCGAAGGACTGCTTCCCCTTACCGAGGATCGACAGGTTAGTAGATGCCACTGTTGGTTTTGATGTTTTGTGTTTCCTGGATGCCTTTAAGGGATACCACCAGATAGAGATGGCTGAGGAGGATCGAGAAAAAACATCCTTCATCACCGAGGAAGGGACCTACTGCTACCGGACGATGCCGTTCGGGCTGAAGAACGCTGGAGCTACCTACCAGCGTTTGGTCAACAAGTTGTTCCAGGACCAGATCGGCAGGAacatggaggtctacgtggacgATATGATCGTCAAGAGCCGAACCGATCAGCAGCTCGTCCCCACCCTTAGGGAAATCCTGAGCATCCTGCAGAGGAGCCGGATGCGGCTAAACCCAAAGAAGTGCACCTTCGGAGTTAGGTCGGGCCGGTTCCTCGGTTTCTTGGTCTCCCGAGAAGGGATCCGGGCCAACCCCGAAAAACTCCAGGCCATCATGGACATGGCCCCTCCACGGAATGTGAAGGAGGTCCAGCGACTCACTGGAAGGATGGCCGCCCTGAATAGATTCCTCTCTCGGTCCACAGTGAGGGGGCTCCCCTTCTTCCGGATCCTTAAGGCACCCAAAGACTTTCAGTGGACCGAGGAGTGCGAGAAGGCCTTCGCCGACCTCAAGGCGTATTTAGCCGAGCTACCCACCCTGACCGCCCCGGAACAGGGAGAAACCTTGTTCCTATACTTGTCCGCTTGCAACGAGGCCGTTAGCGCGGTCCTGGTACGGGAATACAGGGGGGCTCAGAGGCCGATATATTATGTTAGCCGAGCTCTACAGGGGCCGGAGACCCGGTACACGCCGGCTGAAAAACTGGTCTTGGCTTTGGTGCACGCCGCCCGGAAACTCCGGCCTTATTTCCAGGCCCACAGCATCATCGTCATGACCGACCAGCCTCTACGGCAGATACTCACAAAACCCGAGGTCTCGGGCAGGATGACTAAGTGGGCCGTCGAGATAGCCGAGCACGATATCGGCTACCGGCCCCGCACAGCCATCAAGGCCCAAGCCCTGGCAGACTTCCTCGCTGAGGGGGCCAGCTTGACACTAGCTGAGCTAAGCCCTCTGCGCGAGGGGGTGCAGCCAAAGGAGCCATAG
- the LOC113718745 gene encoding putative pectinesterase/pectinesterase inhibitor 24, which yields MASLNPYGKVNEADQERLLARRKTRKRITIIALSSVVLVAVVVAAVFGGVSHNNKGTSSTDDQSSISTSIKAACSVTLYPDSCYNSLSPLIKSGNIKPQDIFKLSVEVALNELSRASQGAVDKLNVTDKMALAALESCQELLSLALDHLNSSLTVQDTTLLEAFDGFRTWLSSAGTYQQTCIDDLRAAAPGLNLSDLVSEKLRNSTEYTSNSLAIVSSLESSVASIGNLGSIGRRLLSSFNHEQEPIWLSSVDRKLLQAKASQIKADAVVAKDGSGKYKTIGAALKVVPEKSKKRFVIYVKKGIYVENVRVEKNMWNVVMIGDGKNATIVSGRLNFVDGTPTFQSATFAVFGKGFIARDMGFQNTAGAAKHQAVALMSTADESVFYRCAMDAFQDTLYANSNRQFYRECSIYGTVDFIFGNAAVVLQNCNILPRTPMLGQQNTITAQGKIDPNQNTGISIHNCTIWPSGNLTGVNTFLGRPWKNYSTTVYMQTTMGNLIHPTGWLPWVGTSAPDTIFYVEYQNNGPGAVIKNRVKWKGLKLNLNAKQVGKFAVKSFISGDKWLPAAGVTYKSSL from the exons ATGGCCTCTCTCAACCCCTATGGCAAAGTCAATGAAGCTGATCAAGAGAGGCTCCTGGCTCGCCGGAAAACACGGAAGAGAATCACCATCATTGCCTTGTCTTCCGTTGTTCTCGTTGCTGTTGTCGTTGCTGCTGTTTTTGGAGGCGTATCTCACAATAACAAGGGCACCAGCAGTACTGATGATCAGTCGTCTATTTCCACCTCCATCAAGGCTGCCTGCAGTGTAACTTTGTATCCTGATTCCTGCTACAACAGCCTCTCTCCCCTGATTAAGTCCGGCAACATTAAGCCTCAAGATATCTTCAAATTGTCCGTTGAGGTCGCCTTAAATGAGCTCTCCAGAGCATCTCAGGGTGCGGTTGATAAGCTCAATGTCACTGACAAAATGGCCCTTGCGGCACTCGAAAGTTGCCAAGAGCTACTTTCTCTTGCATTGGATCATCTCAACAGCTCGTTAACGGTTCAGGACACTACGTTGCTTGAGGCTTTCGATGGTTTCAGAACCTGGCTAAGTTCTGCAGGTACTTACCAGCAGACTTGCATCGACGATTTACGTGCTGCAGCACCCGGATTGAACTTGAGCGATCTTGTCTCTGAGAAACTTAGAAACTCCACCGAGTACACGAGCAACAGTCTTGCTATAGTTAGCTCGCTGGAGTCTTCGGTAGCATCAATCGGGAATCTGGGCTCCATTGGACGACGTCTGCTGAGTTCTTTCAATCATGAACAAGAACCGATCTGGTTGTCGTCCGTGGACAGAAAACTTCTCCAGGCTAAAGCTTCACAAATAAAGGCTGATGCTGTGGTGGCTAAAGATGGTTCGGGAAAGTACAAAACAATCGGTGCAGCCCTTAAAGTCGTGCCTGAAAAGAGTAAGAAGAGGTTTGTGATCTATGTGAAGAAAGGGATTTACGTGGAAAATGTAAGGGTTGAGAAAAACATGTGGAACGTTGTCATGATTGGCGATGGAAAGAATGCTACTATCGTATCTGGCAGACTCAATTTTGTGGATGGAACTCCTACCTTTCAATCCGCAACATTTG CCGTATTTGGTAAGGGTTTCATCGCTCGTGATATGGGATTCCAGAATACTGCAGGTGCAGCCAAGCATCAAGCTGTGGCACTGATGTCAACTGCGGACGAGTCAGTTTTCTACCGCTGTGCCATGGATGCATTCCAAGACACCCTCTACGCTAATTCCAATCGTCAATTCTACCGCGAATGCAGCATCTACGGAACAGTTGATTTCATCTTCGGAAACGCAGCCGTGGTCCTCCAGAACTGCAACATTCTTCCCAGGACACCAATGCTTGGCCAGCAGAACACCATCACAGCTCAAGGGAAGATCGACCCTAATCAGAACACCGGCATTTCGATACACAACTGCACCATCTGGCCATCAGGGAACCTCACCGGGGTGAACACATTCTTGGGTCGACCTTGGAAAAACTATTCCACAACTGTTTATATGCAAACCACGATGGGCAATCTGATCCACCCGACAGGATGGTTACCGTGGGTGGGAACTTCTGCACCGGACACCATATTCTATGTTGAGTATCAGAACAATGGCCCCGGGGCTGTCATCAAGAATAGGGTAAAGTGGAAGGGATTGAAGCTGAATCTGAATGCTAAACAAGTTGGCAAGTTCGCAGTGAAGTCGTTCATCAGTGGAGACAAGTGGCTTCCTGCAGCAGGTGTTACTTACAAATCAAGTCTTTAA